TGGTATTGAAATTGACGGGGAAGACCATATTATGAAATCTGTCAAGGTTCAGGCCGAACTGGCTATTGAAGAATCAGACGTCATTATATTTATGGTGGATGCGAAATCCGGCCTGACCCCGTCTGACGAAGAGGTGGCCGAACTCTTGTACCGTTCCCGAAAACCGGTTGTTCTGGCCGTCAATAAAGTCGATAATCTTAAACGGCAGGACGAGATTTACGAGTTTTACGGTCTTGGTTTTGGCGATCCAATCCCGATCTCCGGCGCACACGGTCTAGGGATTGGTGACTTGCTCGAAGCGGCTTCCCGCCATTTTCCGGAAGAAGAGGACGGAGAATACGGTGAAGAAGTTATCCGTGTAGCTCTTATCGGCCGCCCGAATGTAGGGAAATCTTCTCTTGTTAATGCGATATTGGGAGAAGAAAGAGTCATTGTCAGTGACCAGGCGGGAACAACGCGTGATGCGATTGATACTCCGTTTGAAAAAGATGGCCAGAAGTATGTCATCATTGACACGGCTGGCATGAGAAAACGCGGGAAAGTATATGAGAATACAGAGAAATACAGTGTCATGCGCGCCTTAAAAGCGATCGAACGGGCAGATGTGGTATTGGTTGTTCTAAATGGGGAAGAAGGTATTATTGAACAGGATAAACATATTGCCGGATACGCACATGAAGCAGGCAAAGCAGCTTTATTTGTAGTTAACAAATGGGATGTTGTTGAAAAGGATGACAAAACGATGCAGCGGTTTACCCAGAATATCCGTGACCACTTCCTGTTTATGACCTACGCACCGGTTACTTTTGTTTCAGCCAAAACACATCAGAGACTGCACCGTTTGCTGCCTATTGTGGACCGGGTTGCCGAAAAGCATGCTATGAGAGTACAAACCCATGTACTCAATGACGTAGTATCGGATGCGGTGATTTTCAATCCGCCGCCAACTGATAAAGGGAGAAGACTTCGCATTAATTATGCTACCCAAGTCTCGGTTAAGCCTCCATGCTTTGTGTTCTTTGTCAATGATCCTGACTTGATGCATTTTTCCTATGAACGGTACCTTGAGAATAAAATCCGGGCCGCTTTCGATTTTGAAGGAACTCCAGTCCGGTTATTTACTCGCAGAAAATCTGATCAGGAATAGGGGAGAGGTTTATTGCTTGCAGCGGCAGCGATAATTATTAGTTATTTTATTGGCTCAATCAGTTTCAGCTTTTTGATCGGCAAATGGGTAAGGGGCATCGACATCCGCAAGCACGGAAGCGGAAATGCGGGGGCTACAAATACTTTACGGGTACTTGGGAAAAAACCTGCTATTGCTGTTCTTGCCCTGGATGTACTGAAGGCCATTTTTGCGGTTTTGATCGGTAAGTGGCTAAATACGTACGATCATGAGTGGGTACCAGTATGGTGTGGACTAGCCGCCATTATTGGCCATAACTGGCCTATTTATTTTGGTTTCCGGGGTGGCAAAGGAATCGCAACTACAATTGGTGTTACGGCAACTCTTTGTTTCTTTCCGGCTCTTTATGCCGGCATAATAGCCATAGCTTCCATCTTTTTTACCCGGTATGTTTCGCTCGGTTCCCTATTGTTTACAACACTTCTTCCATTATTTGTTTGGGGAATGGGGCGGCCGCCGGAGATTGTTTGGGCCAGTCTGATTGTTTGCGTTTTTGCCTTTGTGCGCCACCGTACAAACATAGTGAAGCTGATTCAAGGCAGGGAAAATAAAATTGGCTCCAAATAACCTTGTACTTGTTTTATCATCAGCCGTCACAGTAAGGGGGACTAACTTTGAGTAAAAAAGTATCAGTGATTGTGGCAGGAAGCTGGGGAACATCCCTTGCTTCCGTACTTGCCGATAATGGGCACGATGTCATGATTTGGTCGCGCAATGAGCAGCAGGTTAAAGAAATAAATACCAAACATACGAATGAGCGGTTCTTAAAAGGAGTTACGCTTTCTTCCCGGATTATTGCCACAACTTCTTTACAGGAAGCTGTCACTGGTTCCGAAGCCGTCGTACTGGTTGTCCCTTCCTCCGGGATGAGGGAAGTGACGGCCCGGATTAGGCCGTACATTAAGCCCGAAACACTTATCATCCATGCGACAAAAGGATTTGAAACCGATACTTTACATAGAATGACCACGGTTATTACGGAAGAGCTTCCTCAGATGGAGCCTGAACGCATCGTAGTCCTGTCTGGGCCGAGTCATGCGGAAGAGGTTATTCACAAATGTCCAACAACTGTAGTAGTGGCTTCAGGCAATCTTCAGGCAGCTGATGCCGCACAGGATTTGTTTATTAATGATGCTTACTTCCGTGTGTATACAAACCCTGATGTCGTCGGGGTTGAGGTGAGCGGAGCTTTGAAAAACATCATCGCATTAGGGGCAGGACTTTCCGATGGTCTCCGCTTTGGGGATAATGCTAAAGCCGCCCTGCTTACACGCGGTCTGGCTGAAATCGCCAGGTTAGGGGTAACCATGGGGGCAATCCCATGACCTTTGCCGGCCTTGCAGGAATCGGGGACCTGGTTGTGACTTGCACCAGCCAACATAGCAGAAATTGGAGGGCGGGGTACTTATTGGCTCAAGGCAAACCCCTTGATAAGGTCTTAGAAGAGATGAGCATGGTTGTTGAAGGAGTGAAAACAACCAAAGCGGCTCATGCCCTGGCAGCCAAATACGGGGTAACGATGCCGATAACCGCTGAACTCCACCGCGTTCTCTTTGAGGATAAGGATGCAGAAGAGGCAGTAAGAGATCTCATGGGCCGTGTAAGGACACATGAGCTGGAGGAGATTGCGAGCCCGGATACCCGCAAATGGATGAGTTAGCCTACACCCTTTAAAGCCTGCCTTCATACATTACTTTAGAAGCTAGTGCAACATGCACTTTCTAGGTAAGGAGGGGCAGAATGGCAGGTAAAGATATGTCCAAAGATGTGTTGAATGTCGTAAAGAAAAAGACTGGGAAATCCGTAAGCTCCCAAGATATCAATAGGCTGGCGAGCGGAGTTAAGTCTTCTACAATGAAGGATGAAGCGCAACTCAGAGAGCTGATCAGGCAAGTCTCAGCATTAGTTCATGTAGAAGTGTCCGAGAAGACGACAAATGAAATCATATCGGCAATAAAAAACAGCAAGCTGGATGAGAACAACATTCAGAGCCTGATGAGCATGATGATGGGGAAACAGTAATATAAACCGGAATTAACGATAGGATGATAAAAAAGCAGGCGTGGACCAAAATGGGTCTGTGCCTGATTTTTCTATTCTTGCATCAATTCACAAAGCAATCGCCTAATGCTATAATCAAGTGAGATTGTCAAACTTTGTCTGTTTCCTGCGGGGGGACACCAGTTTGAGAAGGAGGAGCGGCATCACCATATGGTTACACTAAAGACACGCGCCATGCAAAAAGATATTGAACCGGTTCCTGGGGAGACTTTGCTGCAGCTGGCTATCCGGAATAAAATGGATTGGGGTCATAATTGCAAAAGGGGTACCTGCGCCCGCTGCCGGTGTTTTATTCAGGAAGGGGCGGCACTTCTTGAGGATTCCACGGAAGCAGAGGAATTAAGACTGGAACCTGAGGAAATTGAACAAGCATACCGTCTGGCTTGTCAAGCTGTTATAAAGGATGAAGGACGCCTGATTGCCGTACATAAGCCTTATTTCTTTTTTTAGCGTTTTAAGCTGCATACATCCAGAGGGCAAGGAAAGGTGATGGAGGAAAAGTGACAGATTCAACCTCTATACTTCCGGTTGTTTCCCGCCTGTCTCAAGATTTGAGCCGCACAGAGGCTAAGTGGCTGCTCGGAGGAAGCTGCGCTCTCCTTCTTCAGCGCGTAGAGATTGGCAGAGAACCGA
This Paenibacillus larvae subsp. larvae DNA region includes the following protein-coding sequences:
- the der gene encoding ribosome biogenesis GTPase Der: MGRPIIAIVGRPNVGKSTIFNKIIGDRLAIVEDRPGVTRDRLYGIGEWMNREFSIIDTGGIEIDGEDHIMKSVKVQAELAIEESDVIIFMVDAKSGLTPSDEEVAELLYRSRKPVVLAVNKVDNLKRQDEIYEFYGLGFGDPIPISGAHGLGIGDLLEAASRHFPEEEDGEYGEEVIRVALIGRPNVGKSSLVNAILGEERVIVSDQAGTTRDAIDTPFEKDGQKYVIIDTAGMRKRGKVYENTEKYSVMRALKAIERADVVLVVLNGEEGIIEQDKHIAGYAHEAGKAALFVVNKWDVVEKDDKTMQRFTQNIRDHFLFMTYAPVTFVSAKTHQRLHRLLPIVDRVAEKHAMRVQTHVLNDVVSDAVIFNPPPTDKGRRLRINYATQVSVKPPCFVFFVNDPDLMHFSYERYLENKIRAAFDFEGTPVRLFTRRKSDQE
- the plsY gene encoding glycerol-3-phosphate 1-O-acyltransferase PlsY, producing MLAAAAIIISYFIGSISFSFLIGKWVRGIDIRKHGSGNAGATNTLRVLGKKPAIAVLALDVLKAIFAVLIGKWLNTYDHEWVPVWCGLAAIIGHNWPIYFGFRGGKGIATTIGVTATLCFFPALYAGIIAIASIFFTRYVSLGSLLFTTLLPLFVWGMGRPPEIVWASLIVCVFAFVRHRTNIVKLIQGRENKIGSK
- a CDS encoding stage VI sporulation protein F, which translates into the protein MAGKDMSKDVLNVVKKKTGKSVSSQDINRLASGVKSSTMKDEAQLRELIRQVSALVHVEVSEKTTNEIISAIKNSKLDENNIQSLMSMMMGKQ
- a CDS encoding 2Fe-2S iron-sulfur cluster-binding protein gives rise to the protein MVTLKTRAMQKDIEPVPGETLLQLAIRNKMDWGHNCKRGTCARCRCFIQEGAALLEDSTEAEELRLEPEEIEQAYRLACQAVIKDEGRLIAVHKPYFFF